A section of the Nymphaea colorata mitochondrion, complete genome genome encodes:
- the ccmFN gene encoding cytochrome c maturation protein CcmFN translates to MSINELSHYSLFLGLFVAFTTNKKQPLAFGAEPAFGCILLPFLGPLFRHIPNNFSNYNVLTANAPFFYQISGTWSNHEGSILLWCWILSFYGILFCYRGRPQSQHVSKRGGHRDHSFSFVSNKVKNSILSLPRYEQQSFFQLYTPFVLRTLFDSELCSRRNRTLEGPAFFYAPLDPGRKMSFASLGARRSRGSREGRRTNLFLLHLARDAKEKASSIDEQRIDSVGIALFFSLFLLASSDPFVRNFFVCTEPLAELNPVLQDPILAIHPPCIYAGDVASAMGFGLCRSKMMNGIVALHSPPMQKDAAEKNGTLLCSSECVRSRITSGGLLTLEFKHVDAKCYPALLLLRNRSLLMLLRRHFFAFSSLWKGALMDTGKEQAKRVVRNGKKETTTLLLFWTAGANTVVSDQDQEQIRIWILTCWLFLTVGILLGSWWAYHELGWGGWWFWDPVENASSMPWVLATACIHSVILPFLHSWTLFLNIVTFLCCVLGTFSVRSGLLASVHSFATDDTRGRFLWRFFLFITGISLLLFSQMKQQASGRRTHKKEMVVTRSCAPT, encoded by the coding sequence ATGTCAATAAATGAATTGTCTCATTATTCGTTATTTCCGGGTCTTTTCGTTGCATTCACAACCAACAAGAAACAACCACTAGCGTTTGGTGCTGAACCCGCATTTGGGTGCATTCTTCTTCCTTTCCTTGGTCCTTCGTTCCGTCATATTCCAAATAACTTCTCAAATTACAACGTATTAACCGCTAATGCACCCTTCTTTTATCAAATTTCAGGGACATGGTCTAATCATGAGGGTAGTATTTTATCATGGTGTCGGATCCCAAGTTTTTATGGAATCCTTCTTTGTTACCGGGGTCGACCCCAAAGCCAACATGTCTCAAAACGAGGAGGCCATAGGGATCATTCTTTTTCCTTTGTCTCGAACAAAGTGAAGAACTCCATTCTATCTCTCCCTCGTTACGAACAACAAAGTCTTTTTCAGTTGTACACTCCCTTCGTTCTACGAACCCTTTTTGATTCTGAACTTCGTTCGCGAAGGAACCGGACTTTGGAAGGGCCAGCCCTTTTTTATGCGCCGCTTGACCCAGGAAGGAAAATGAGCTTTGCTCCTCTGGGCGCTAGGCGCTCCCGTGGTTCGCGAGAAGGAAGAAGGACTAATCTTTTTTTGTTGCATCTGGCACGAGATGCAAAAGAGAAAGCTTCGTCTATCGATGAACAGCGGATTGACTCTGTTGGCATTGCTTTGTTTTTCTCTCCTTTCCTATCAGCGAGTTCCGATCCTTTTGTTCGAAATTTCTTCGTTCGTACCGAACCGCTTGCAGAATCAAATCCTGTTCCACAAGATCCTATATCAGCTATACATCCTCCTTGCATTTATGCCGGAGACGTAGCCAGTGCTATGGGCTTTGGCTTATGTAGATCAAAAATGATGAACGGGATTGTGGCACTCCACTCGCCGCCAATGCAGAAGGATGCCGCCGAAAAGAATGGAACGCTGCTTCGCTCTTCGGAATGCGTCAGATCCCGTATAACAAGCGGCGGGCTCTTGACCCTCGAATTCAAACATGTGGACGCAAAATGCTATCCAGCTCTATTGTTGCTACGCAATAGAAGCCTGCTCATGCTGCTTCGGCGGCACTTTTTCGCCTTCTCTTCGCTCTGGAAAGGAGCGCTAATGGACACGGGGAAGGAGCAGGCGAAGCGTGTCGTTCGTAATGGAAAGAAAGAGACCACTACTTCGCCTCTTTTTTGGACCGCCGGCGCGAACACAGTGGTCTCTGACCAGGACCAGGAACAAATTCGAATTTGGATCTTGACATGTCGGTTGTTTCTCACCGTAGGCATCTCGCCAGGAAGTTGGTGGGCTCATCATGAATTAGGTTGGGGTGGCTGGTGGTTTCGGGATCCCGTAGAAAATGCTTCTTCTATGCCTCGGGTATTAGCCACAGCTCGTATTCATTCCGTCATTCTACCCCTTCTTCATTCTTGGACCTCGCTTCTTAATATTGTTACTCTTCCATGCTGTGTCTCAGGAACCTCTTCCGTACGGTCCGGATTGCTAGCTCCCGTTCATAGTTCTGCTACAGATGATACACGAGGAAGATTTTTATGGCGGTTCTTCCTTTTCATTACCGGCATATCTCTTCTTCTTTTCTCCCAGATGAAGCAGCAGGCATCGGGCCGTAGAACCCATAAAAAAGAGATGGTTGTGACGCGATCTTGTGCACCTACGTAA
- the nad9 gene encoding NADH dehydrogenase subunit 9, translating to MDNLLFKYILETFPKKWVQKMERSEHGNRLDTNTDYLFPLLCFLRFHTYTRVQVLIDICGVDYPSRKRRFEVVYHLLSTRYNSRIRVQTSVDEVTRISSVVSLFPAAGWWEREVFDMSGVSSINHPDLRRILTDYGFEGHPLRKDFPLSGYVEVRYDDPEKRVVSEPIEMTQEFRYFDFASPWEQRSDG from the coding sequence ATGGATAACCCATTGTTCAAATATATTTTGGAAACTTCCCCCAAGAAATGGGTACAAAAAATGGAAAGATCGGAACATGGGAATAGATCAGATACCAATACGGACTACCCATTTCCATTGTTGTGCTTTCTGAGATTTCATACCTATACACGGGTTCAAGTTTCGATCGATATTTGCGGAGTTGATCATCCCTCTCGAAAACGAAGATTTGAAGTGGTCCATCATTTACTGAGTACTCGGTATAACTCACGCATTCGTGTACAAACCAGTGTAGACGAAGTAACACGAATATCTCCGGTAGTCAGTCTATTTCCAGCAGCTGGCCGGTGGGAGCGAGAAGTCTTTGATATGTCCGGTGTTTCTCCCATCAATCATCCGGATCTACGCCGTATATCAACAGATCATGGTTTCGAGGGTCATCCATTACGAAAAGACCTTCCTCTGAGTGGATATGTGGAAGTACGCTATGATGATCCAGAGAAACGTGTGGTTTCTGAACCAATTGAGATGACCCAAGAATTTCGCTATTTCGATTCTGCTAGTCCTTGGGAACAGCGTAGCGACGGATAA
- the matR gene encoding maturase-related protein: MKEAIRTVLEFIVFPEFPDTLNFRPSRGCHSALRRIKEEWGTSRWFLEFDIRKCFHTIDRHRLISILKEEIDDPKFFYFTQKLFSAGRLVGGEKGPCSVPHSVLLSALLGNIYLHKLDQEIGRIRQKHEIPIVQRIRSVLLRTGRIDDQLNSGEEAFAFCWVKSIQRKAAFHSLVSSWHTPPTSTPRRRGDQKTPFVFPPSSALAAFLNKPSSLLCAAFLIEAAGLTPKAEFYGRERFNKKNGAMRDLLQSCKRRGLLIELGGEAILVLRSERRLARKQAPLNYPYLIRICYARYVDDLLLGIVGAVELIIEIQKRITHFLQSGLNLGVVSAGSTTIAARSTVEFLGTVIREVPPRTTPIPFLRELEKRLRVKHRIHITACHLRSAIHSKLRDLGLSIPIQQLTKGMSGTGSLLDAVQLAETLGTAGVRSQKVSVCCVKHIRQGSREIEFLHSPGRSNVPSDVQQAVSRSGMSVRKFSLDTPAGRKAAGEGGGHWAGSFRSEFPIRIEAPIKKILRRLRDRGLISRRRPWPTHVACLTNVSDGDIVNWFAGIAISLLSYYRCCDNLYQVRTIVDYQIRWSAIFTLAHKHKSSARNIILKYSKDLHIVNQEGGQTLAEFPNSIELGKLRPGQDPNNKEH, from the coding sequence ATGAAAGAGGCGATCAGAACGGTACCCGAATCCATTGTCTTTCCCGAGTTTCCAGACACATCGAACTTCCGCCCGAGTCGAGGCTGCCACTCGGCCCTCAGACGGATCAAAGAAGAGTGGGGAACCTCTCGCTGGTTTTTGGAATTCGACATCCGGAAGTGTTTTCACACCATCGACCGACATCGACTCATCCCAATCCTTAAGGAAGAGATCGACGATCCCAAGTTCTTTTACCTCACTCAGAAACTCTTTTCCGCCGGACGACTCGTAGGAGGTGAGAAGGGCCCTTGCTCCGTCCCACACAGTGTACTACTATCGGCCCTACCAGGCAACATCTACCCACACAAGCTCGATCAGGAGATAGGGAGGATCCGACAGAAGCACGAAATTCCGATTGTTCAGAGAATCAGATCGGTTCTCTTAAGGACAGGTCGTATTGATGACCAATCAAACTCTGGAGAAGAAGCATTCGCTTTTTGTTGGGTAAAGAGCATCCAACGCAAAGCGGCCTTTCATTCCCTTGTTTCGTCGTGGCACACCCCCCCCACAAGCACCCCCCGGCGAAGGGGGGACCAGAAAACGCCTTTCGTTTTCCCCCCTTCGTCGGCCCTTGCCGCCTTCCTTAACAAGCCTTCGAGCCTCCTTTGCGCCGCCTTCCTCATAGAAGCTGCCGGGTTGACCCCGAAGGCCGAATTCTATGGTAGAGAACGCTTTAATAAGAAGAATGGGGCCATGAGAGACCTTCTTCAGTCTTGCAAAAGAAGGGGCCTGCTGATAGAGCTGGGCGGGGAGGCGATACTAGTTCTCAGGTCAGAGAGACGCCTGGCCCGTAAGCAGGCCCCCCTCAATTACCCATACTTAATTAGGATTTGTTACGCGCGATATGCCGACGACTCACTACTGGGAATCGTGGGTGCCGTAGAGCTTATCATAGAAATACAAAAACGTATCACCCACTTCCTACAATCCGGCCTGAACCTTGGGGTAGTCTCTGCAGGATCAACAACCATAGCTGCACGGAGTACGGTAGAATTCCCCGGTACGGTCATTCGGGAAGTCCCTCCGAGGACGACTCCCATACCATTTTTGCGAGAGCTGGAGAAGCGTCTACGGGTCAAGCACCGTATCCATATAACTGCTTGCCACCTACGCTCTGCCATCCATTCCAAGTTGAGGGACCTAGGGTTGAGTATCCCGATCCAACAGCTGACGAAGGGGATGAGCGGAACAGGGAGTCTACTGGACGCGGTTCAACTAGCGGAGACTCTTGGAACAGCTGGAGTCAGAAGTCAAAAAGTTAGCGTATGTTGCGTCAAGCACATCCGGCAAGGATCAAGGGAGATCGAGTTCTTGCATAGCCCAGGTCGGAGCAACGTGCCATCGGACGTTCAACAGGCAGTCTCACGATCGGGCATGAGCGTCCGGAAGTTTTCATTGGATACTCCCGCGGGTCGGAAGGCGGCGGGGGAAGGAGGGGGACACTGGGCGGGATCTTTCCGCAGCGAATTCCCCATACGGATAGAGGCGCCTATCAAAAAGATACTCCGAAGGCTTCGGGATCGAGGTCTCATTAGCCGGAGAAGACCCTGGCCAACCCACGTGGCCTGCTTGACGAACGTCAGCGACGGAGACATCGTAAATCGGTCCGCGGGCATCGCGATCAGTCCTCTGTCCTACTACAGGTGCCGCGACAACCTTTACCAAGTCCGAACGATTGTCGACTACCAGATCCGCTGGTCTGCTATATTCACCCCTGCCCACAAGCACAAATCCTCGGCGCGGAATATAATCCCAAAGTACCCCAAAGACTCACATATAGTCAATCAAGAAGGTGGTCAGACCCTTGCCGAGTTCCCCAACAGCATAGAGCTTGGGAAGCTCAGACCCGGTCAAGATCCGAACAACAAGGAGCACTAA